Proteins encoded by one window of Streptacidiphilus sp. PB12-B1b:
- a CDS encoding TetR/AcrR family transcriptional regulator, producing MEAVLTAAVALLDEAGQSALTFRALAARLGTGVGSIYWYVSSKDELFDRATDHVVGEALIAVQAQTGSDDPIADLRAMAVTLFDAIVERPWLAAYFMRNTDVQGNSLRLYEELGRQTLRLDLTPRQRFHAVSAVFGVVVGTAADLGAEIPQELLDGKVDRDQFLARYAETWRGLDPAQFPFVHEIADEFAAHDDRDQFLAALDLTLAGLRLQARA from the coding sequence ATGGAGGCCGTCCTCACCGCGGCCGTGGCCCTGCTCGATGAGGCGGGCCAGTCGGCGCTGACGTTCCGCGCCCTCGCCGCCCGGCTCGGCACCGGCGTCGGCAGCATCTACTGGTACGTCTCCAGCAAGGACGAACTGTTCGACCGCGCCACCGACCACGTCGTCGGCGAGGCGCTGATCGCCGTTCAAGCGCAGACGGGCAGCGACGACCCGATCGCCGACCTGCGCGCGATGGCCGTCACCCTGTTCGACGCGATCGTGGAGCGCCCCTGGCTGGCGGCCTACTTCATGCGCAACACCGACGTCCAGGGCAACTCGCTACGGCTGTACGAGGAGCTCGGCCGACAGACGCTCCGCCTCGACCTCACGCCACGTCAGCGCTTCCACGCCGTTTCGGCGGTCTTCGGCGTCGTCGTCGGAACCGCCGCCGACCTCGGCGCGGAAATCCCCCAGGAACTCCTCGACGGCAAGGTCGACCGCGACCAGTTCCTCGCCCGCTACGCCGAGACGTGGCGTGGGCTCGACCCCGCACAGTTCCCGTTCGTGCACGAGATCGCCGACGAGTTCGCCGCGCACGACGACAGGGATCAGTTCCTCGCCGCCCTGGACCTGACCCTGGCAGGCCTCCGCCTCCAGGCCCGGGCCTGA
- a CDS encoding TetR/AcrR family transcriptional regulator, with product MDAVPEQTKKPRNTKRQREAGEAARRETKRQLLVAATEVFPRRGYAATPVSAVAEHAGVSVQTLYLAWGSKRELFTASVLAQLTGNGELEEPAWRRTLLEQLTAARQGDTLRDHCAALAAVFCTIAQRAAPAWKLIRDAAGSDPAIADEWRTITLKRHETTAALLQTFPVPAPGPDLEAAVDAVWVLAGPETFDLMVTVRGHSIDRFRTWLTDALERALAPG from the coding sequence ATGGACGCCGTGCCCGAGCAGACGAAGAAGCCCCGCAACACCAAGCGCCAGCGCGAGGCCGGTGAGGCCGCGCGCCGCGAGACCAAGCGGCAGCTCCTGGTCGCCGCCACCGAGGTGTTCCCCCGGCGCGGCTACGCGGCCACCCCGGTCTCGGCGGTCGCCGAGCACGCCGGGGTGTCCGTGCAGACGCTCTACCTCGCCTGGGGAAGCAAACGTGAGCTGTTCACCGCCAGCGTCCTGGCGCAACTGACCGGAAACGGCGAACTGGAGGAGCCGGCCTGGCGGCGGACGCTGCTGGAACAGCTCACCGCCGCCCGCCAGGGAGACACCCTGCGGGACCACTGCGCCGCTCTCGCAGCAGTGTTCTGCACCATCGCGCAACGGGCCGCCCCCGCCTGGAAGCTCATCCGCGACGCCGCCGGAAGCGATCCCGCCATCGCCGACGAGTGGCGCACGATCACCCTGAAACGACACGAGACCACCGCCGCGCTCCTGCAGACGTTCCCCGTCCCGGCTCCGGGCCCCGACCTGGAGGCAGCGGTCGACGCCGTGTGGGTACTGGCCGGCCCGGAGACCTTCGACCTGATGGTCACCGTCCGCGGGCACAGCATCGACCGGTTCCGCACCTGGCTCACCGACGCCCTCGAACGCGCCCTCGCCCCGGGCTGA
- a CDS encoding TetR/AcrR family transcriptional regulator — protein sequence MVTRDSTDTPRRRIVEAAVELLENGGPDAVSTRAVAAAAGMQPPAIYRLFGDKEGLLEAVAEHGYAQFLERKHAQLDPTPQDPVEELRRGWDMVVEFGVSRPELFAVMNRAVGRGSDAAHRAGLEILHGRVRRLAAGGWLRVDEELAAQIIQATGQGAVTTWHSTPADRRNPALLTVLRESMVAAVTRAEPVVPAGESGPAAAARALRAALPDDAGVLSGAEQLLLREWLTRLAADGGAPHA from the coding sequence ATGGTTACGCGCGACTCCACCGACACCCCTCGGCGCCGCATCGTCGAGGCCGCCGTCGAGCTGCTGGAGAACGGCGGCCCGGACGCGGTGAGCACCCGCGCGGTCGCCGCCGCTGCCGGAATGCAGCCGCCGGCGATCTACCGCCTCTTCGGCGACAAGGAGGGGCTCCTTGAGGCCGTCGCCGAGCACGGCTACGCGCAGTTCCTGGAGAGAAAGCACGCGCAGCTCGACCCCACCCCGCAGGACCCGGTGGAGGAGCTGCGCCGCGGCTGGGACATGGTGGTCGAGTTCGGGGTCTCCCGCCCCGAACTGTTCGCGGTGATGAACCGGGCCGTCGGCCGGGGATCGGACGCAGCGCACCGCGCGGGCCTGGAGATCCTCCATGGGCGGGTGCGTCGGCTGGCCGCCGGGGGATGGTTGCGGGTCGACGAGGAGCTGGCCGCCCAGATCATCCAGGCAACCGGCCAGGGAGCGGTCACCACCTGGCACTCCACCCCCGCGGACCGCCGCAATCCGGCGCTGTTGACCGTCCTGCGCGAGTCCATGGTCGCGGCTGTCACCCGCGCCGAGCCGGTGGTCCCCGCCGGGGAGTCCGGTCCCGCCGCGGCGGCCCGCGCGCTGCGCGCCGCCCTCCCCGACGATGCCGGTGTGCTCAGCGGCGCCGAGCAGCTCCTGCTGCGTGAGTGGCTCACGCGCCTGGCGGCGGACGGTGGCGCGCCGCATGCCTGA
- a CDS encoding CocE/NonD family hydrolase produces the protein MRTQTMKDSLLPDRPRRRPGGVAYARIRLAALLRPPVTVYEAPADVVRDRDVPVTVRDGTVLRVNVYRPAGPGPFPVIMSAHPYRKDALPRRTRRGWSLNAQYRIMNQPAPLRISDLTGWEAPDPAWWAGHGYAVVNADTRGAGTSQGTGSLMSDAEAQDVYDLIEWAGTQPWSNGAVGMLGVSYLAISQYKAAALQPPHLKAICPWEGFTDVYRDFMTNGGIVEQGFSRIWQAATKHGARLHGDMAKERPLHPLRDEWWQAMTPDLTRIRVPMLVCGSFSDGNLHSRGSFRAFEQTGSTDRFLHTHRGPKWATFYSPDALYTQLGFFDRYLRGHDVPPPPPVRLEVRESRTTIAEIRAEQEWPLARTHWRDLHLGPDGTLSTATPAPGAAELDLRRDCAAFTTTFTQDTELTGPMNLRLWASLRGADDANLFIGVEKWTGSRWVPFEGSWGYGRNRVTTGRQRLSLRQLDTTASAPHRPVHTFLTPQPLSPGEAVAVQIPLVESSTLFRAGETLRLLVSGRELERRNPLNGQFPSHYPRSRGGYCTLHWGADHPSALEVPVIPPR, from the coding sequence ATGAGGACTCAAACAATGAAGGACTCGCTGCTTCCGGACCGTCCTCGCCGCCGTCCCGGCGGCGTCGCCTACGCGCGGATCCGCTTGGCGGCCCTGCTCCGGCCCCCGGTCACCGTGTACGAAGCGCCCGCCGACGTGGTGCGGGACCGCGACGTTCCGGTGACCGTGCGCGACGGGACCGTGCTGCGGGTCAACGTGTACCGGCCCGCGGGGCCCGGCCCCTTTCCGGTGATCATGTCCGCCCACCCCTACCGCAAGGACGCGCTGCCCCGGCGCACCCGCCGGGGCTGGTCGCTCAACGCCCAGTACCGGATCATGAACCAGCCCGCCCCCTTGCGGATCTCCGACCTGACCGGCTGGGAGGCCCCCGACCCGGCCTGGTGGGCCGGGCACGGATACGCCGTGGTCAACGCCGACACCCGCGGCGCCGGCACCTCCCAGGGCACCGGCTCGCTGATGAGTGACGCCGAGGCCCAGGACGTCTACGACCTGATCGAATGGGCCGGCACCCAACCGTGGTCGAACGGCGCCGTGGGCATGCTGGGCGTCTCTTACCTGGCGATCTCCCAGTACAAGGCCGCCGCGCTGCAACCGCCGCACCTGAAGGCGATCTGCCCGTGGGAGGGCTTCACCGACGTCTACCGCGACTTCATGACCAACGGCGGCATCGTCGAACAGGGGTTCTCCCGAATCTGGCAGGCCGCGACCAAGCACGGAGCCCGCCTGCACGGGGACATGGCCAAGGAACGGCCGCTGCATCCGCTGCGGGACGAGTGGTGGCAGGCGATGACCCCCGACCTGACCAGGATCCGGGTACCGATGCTCGTCTGCGGCAGCTTCTCCGACGGCAACCTGCACTCCCGCGGCTCCTTCCGGGCCTTCGAGCAGACCGGCTCCACCGACCGCTTCCTCCACACCCACCGCGGCCCCAAATGGGCCACCTTCTACAGCCCGGACGCCCTGTACACCCAGCTCGGCTTCTTCGACCGCTACCTGCGCGGCCACGACGTACCCCCGCCGCCGCCGGTACGCCTGGAGGTCCGCGAGAGCCGCACCACCATCGCGGAGATCCGCGCCGAACAGGAATGGCCCCTGGCCCGCACCCACTGGCGCGACCTGCACCTGGGCCCGGACGGCACCCTGTCCACCGCAACCCCCGCGCCCGGCGCGGCCGAACTCGACCTGCGCCGCGACTGCGCCGCGTTCACCACCACCTTCACCCAGGACACCGAGCTGACCGGCCCGATGAACCTGCGCCTGTGGGCGTCGCTGCGCGGTGCCGACGACGCCAACCTCTTCATCGGGGTCGAGAAGTGGACCGGATCGCGCTGGGTGCCCTTCGAAGGGTCCTGGGGCTACGGCCGCAACCGCGTCACCACCGGCCGCCAGCGGCTGTCCCTGCGGCAACTCGACACCACCGCCTCCGCACCGCACCGCCCCGTTCACACCTTCCTCACCCCGCAGCCCCTGTCGCCCGGCGAGGCGGTGGCCGTGCAGATCCCCCTGGTCGAGTCCTCGACCCTGTTCCGGGCCGGCGAGACGCTGCGCCTGCTCGTCTCCGGCCGCGAACTGGAACGGCGCAACCCCCTGAACGGGCAGTTCCCCTCCCACTACCCCCGCAGCAGGGGCGGCTACTGCACGCTCCACTGGGGAGCCGACCACCCCTCAGCCCTGGAAGTCCCCGTCATCCCACCACGCTGA
- a CDS encoding RICIN domain-containing protein produces the protein MIPDQGAVQKFGPAGADPSFHDRVHARHPDPDCCTGRANQQWTAATNGTLETLGKCLDVTNDATTPGSPVQLYDCNGTGAQQWQADNGELPNPQSGLCLNDSTATSLLDINTCTNTRTQWFSLPPGAGGAGPTGPVTSGITGKCLDVFDGNSVDLTPADLYDCNSTAAQQWSLESNGTLQSLGSSRNTNEIDSNWFQVSGDDVNFTPVATVAEPYAGADMQTRLYRAINLHATGRYV, from the coding sequence GTGATTCCAGACCAAGGTGCGGTCCAGAAGTTCGGTCCGGCAGGAGCGGATCCATCGTTCCATGATCGAGTTCATGCGCGGCATCCGGACCCCGATTGCTGTACCGGCAGAGCCAACCAGCAGTGGACCGCGGCCACCAACGGAACCCTGGAAACCCTCGGCAAATGCCTGGACGTCACGAACGACGCGACTACCCCGGGCAGCCCCGTGCAGCTGTACGACTGCAACGGCACCGGCGCTCAGCAATGGCAGGCCGACAACGGCGAGTTGCCCAACCCGCAGTCGGGTCTGTGCCTCAACGACTCCACCGCCACCAGCCTGCTGGACATCAACACCTGCACCAACACCCGGACGCAGTGGTTCAGCCTGCCGCCCGGCGCCGGCGGGGCCGGACCCACCGGTCCTGTCACCTCCGGGATCACAGGCAAGTGCCTGGATGTCTTTGACGGGAACTCGGTCGACCTGACCCCTGCGGACCTGTACGACTGCAACAGCACCGCCGCTCAGCAGTGGTCCCTGGAGTCGAACGGCACCCTTCAGTCACTGGGCAGCAGTCGGAACACTAATGAGATCGACAGCAACTGGTTCCAGGTCTCCGGTGACGATGTCAACTTCACGCCGGTAGCTACCGTCGCCGAGCCTTACGCCGGCGCAGACATGCAGACAAGGTTGTACCGGGCGATAAATCTCCACGCCACCGGCCGATATGTATAG
- a CDS encoding MFS transporter produces the protein MTAIATAPAPSRTYPSLRAAWIPLAALCLAFFVEMVDNTLLSIALPTIGRDLDSSTTALQWVTGAYSLTFGGLLLTAGSMADRLGRRRVLLVGLAVFGLLSLGVIWVSTGGELIALRACLGIAAAAMAPITNSLVFRLFDDEKLRMRAMTVMIVVGMSGFVLGPLLGGTALAHFKWQWLLVVNAPIALIAAVGVRLGVPADRPEDLTKDRLDLPGAALSVLTIGLACYSLTSGVQHGWLSAATIGSILGAVVAGFAFVWHERRSASPMLDLKLFSNGTVRGAAIAQIGTSIAMAAVMFGLILHFQYAYGWSPMRAGLANLPIIMTMIAATPLSEWLAKRFGHRIACLVGAACLGGSLAGLAWGVSHGYLVIAVCMVVMTIGLRTVMTICAIALVGAMPENRTSMGTALNDTAQEVGTSVGTAVIGTMIALLVTTQLPVGTWSHALVQSFFHGERIAYAVLAVVVGVIAAAGALTLTDSHTTEEHPTDAD, from the coding sequence ATGACCGCCATCGCCACCGCGCCCGCACCATCGCGCACCTACCCATCCCTGCGGGCAGCCTGGATCCCGCTGGCCGCACTCTGCCTGGCCTTCTTCGTCGAGATGGTCGACAACACCCTGCTCTCGATCGCGTTGCCCACGATCGGCCGTGACCTCGACAGCAGCACCACGGCGCTGCAGTGGGTCACTGGCGCGTACTCGCTGACCTTCGGCGGCCTGCTGCTGACAGCGGGATCGATGGCCGACCGGCTCGGCCGTCGGCGCGTGCTGCTGGTCGGTCTGGCCGTGTTCGGCCTGCTGAGCCTGGGCGTCATCTGGGTCAGCACCGGAGGGGAGCTCATCGCCCTGCGGGCCTGCCTCGGCATCGCCGCCGCCGCTATGGCCCCCATCACCAACTCGCTGGTCTTCCGGCTGTTCGACGACGAGAAGCTGCGCATGCGCGCGATGACCGTGATGATCGTCGTCGGCATGTCCGGCTTCGTCCTGGGCCCACTGCTGGGCGGCACCGCCCTGGCCCACTTCAAGTGGCAGTGGCTCCTGGTCGTCAACGCCCCGATCGCCCTGATCGCGGCCGTCGGCGTCCGTCTCGGCGTCCCGGCCGACCGGCCCGAGGATCTGACCAAGGACAGGCTCGACCTGCCGGGCGCCGCCCTCAGCGTCCTCACCATCGGCCTCGCCTGCTACTCGCTGACCAGCGGCGTCCAGCACGGCTGGCTCTCCGCCGCGACCATCGGCTCGATCCTGGGCGCCGTCGTCGCGGGCTTCGCCTTCGTGTGGCACGAGCGCCGCAGCGCGTCGCCCATGCTGGACCTCAAGCTCTTCTCCAACGGAACCGTCCGCGGTGCGGCCATCGCCCAGATCGGCACGTCCATCGCCATGGCCGCGGTGATGTTCGGACTGATCCTCCACTTCCAGTACGCCTACGGGTGGAGCCCCATGCGGGCCGGCCTGGCGAACCTGCCGATCATCATGACCATGATCGCGGCGACCCCGCTGTCCGAGTGGCTCGCAAAGAGGTTCGGCCACCGCATCGCCTGCCTGGTCGGCGCGGCCTGCCTGGGCGGCTCGTTGGCCGGTCTCGCCTGGGGCGTCAGTCACGGGTACCTGGTCATCGCGGTCTGCATGGTGGTGATGACCATCGGTCTGCGCACCGTGATGACGATCTGCGCCATCGCGCTCGTCGGTGCGATGCCGGAGAACCGCACGTCGATGGGCACCGCACTCAACGACACCGCCCAGGAGGTAGGCACCAGCGTCGGCACCGCCGTGATCGGCACCATGATCGCCCTGCTGGTCACCACCCAGCTGCCCGTAGGCACCTGGAGCCATGCCCTGGTCCAGTCCTTCTTCCACGGCGAGCGGATCGCCTACGCCGTCCTGGCGGTCGTCGTCGGTGTGATCGCGGCAGCCGGCGCCCTCACCCTCACCGACTCCCACACCACCGAAGAGCACCCCACCGACGCGGACTGA
- a CDS encoding SDR family oxidoreductase: MIIVTGATGKLGRRTVERLLERLPADRVGVSVRDPRRAQDLADRGVRVRQGSFDDRASLARSFEGAEQLLLVSLDRTGQECVDGHRVAIDAAVQAGVGRILYTSQMGAAHDARFQACRDHAQTEDLLRATGLPWTALRNGFYASSALQFLESARHTGDIALPADGPVAWTGHDDLAEATAVILAEEARFEGPTPPLTGPAALDFDTVAEIASETTGRPFTRTVVPDDVFREQALAHGAPAPIADLVLSIFAAARNGEFTAVDSTLTELIGREPATFRTQLERAWAE; the protein is encoded by the coding sequence ATGATCATCGTTACCGGAGCCACCGGAAAGCTCGGCCGCCGCACCGTCGAGCGCCTCTTGGAGCGCCTCCCCGCCGACCGCGTCGGCGTCAGCGTCCGCGACCCCCGCAGGGCCCAGGACCTCGCCGACCGCGGCGTCCGCGTCCGGCAGGGCAGCTTCGACGACCGCGCCTCGCTCGCGCGCTCCTTCGAGGGCGCCGAGCAACTGCTCCTCGTCTCCCTCGACCGCACGGGTCAGGAGTGCGTGGACGGCCACCGCGTCGCCATCGACGCCGCCGTGCAGGCCGGTGTCGGCCGCATCCTCTACACCAGCCAGATGGGCGCCGCCCATGACGCCCGCTTCCAGGCGTGCCGCGACCACGCCCAGACCGAGGACCTGCTGCGCGCGACCGGCCTGCCGTGGACCGCGCTGCGCAACGGCTTCTACGCCTCCAGCGCCCTGCAGTTCCTGGAGTCCGCGCGCCACACCGGCGACATCGCCCTCCCCGCCGACGGCCCCGTCGCCTGGACCGGCCACGACGACCTCGCCGAGGCCACTGCGGTGATCCTCGCCGAAGAGGCCCGCTTCGAGGGGCCCACCCCGCCGCTCACCGGCCCGGCGGCGCTCGACTTCGACACCGTCGCCGAAATCGCGTCCGAGACCACCGGACGGCCCTTCACCCGCACCGTCGTCCCCGACGACGTCTTCCGCGAGCAAGCCCTGGCGCACGGCGCCCCCGCCCCGATCGCCGACCTCGTGCTGAGCATCTTCGCCGCGGCGCGGAACGGCGAGTTCACCGCCGTTGACTCGACGCTGACCGAGCTGATCGGGCGAGAGCCCGCCACCTTCCGCACCCAACTGGAGCGCGCCTGGGCCGAATAG